A window from Citrobacter amalonaticus encodes these proteins:
- the iscR gene encoding Fe-S cluster assembly transcriptional regulator IscR, whose protein sequence is MRLTSKGRYAVTAMLDVALNSEAGPVPLADISERQGISLSYLEQLFSRLRKNGLVSSVRGPGGGYLLGKDAGSIAVGEVISAVDESVDATRCQGKGGCQGGDKCLTHALWRDLSDRLTGFLNNITLGELVNNQEVLDVSGRQHSHDAPRTNRAQDAIDVKLRA, encoded by the coding sequence ATGAGACTGACATCTAAAGGGCGTTATGCCGTGACCGCAATGTTGGACGTTGCGCTCAACTCCGAAGCGGGCCCGGTACCGTTGGCTGATATTTCTGAACGTCAGGGAATTTCCCTTTCTTATCTGGAACAGCTGTTCTCCCGTTTGCGTAAAAATGGTCTGGTGTCCAGCGTACGTGGGCCAGGCGGTGGTTATCTGCTGGGTAAAGATGCCGGCAGTATTGCAGTCGGTGAAGTGATTAGCGCTGTTGACGAGTCGGTAGATGCGACACGTTGTCAGGGCAAAGGCGGTTGTCAGGGCGGCGATAAATGCCTGACCCACGCGCTGTGGCGCGATCTGAGCGACCGTCTGACCGGTTTCCTCAACAACATTACGTTAGGTGAACTGGTGAATAACCAGGAAGTCCTGGATGTGTCTGGTCGCCAGCACAGCCACGACGCTCCACGCACAAATCGTGCACAAGACGCGATTGACGTTAAGTTACGCGCTTAA
- the hscB gene encoding co-chaperone HscB, with the protein MDYFTLFGLPARYPLDIQALSLRFQDLQRQYHPDKFASGTQAEQLAAVQQSATINQAWQTLRHPLMRAEYLLSLHGFDLSNEQHTVRDTAFLMEQLELREELDEIEQTKDEARLEQFIQRVKKMFDSRHQLMVEQLDSETWDAAADTVRKLRFLDKLRSSAEQLEEKLLDF; encoded by the coding sequence ATGGACTACTTCACCCTCTTTGGCTTACCGGCCCGTTATCCGCTCGATATTCAGGCGCTGAGCCTTCGTTTTCAGGATCTGCAACGCCAGTATCACCCTGATAAATTTGCCAGCGGTACCCAGGCGGAACAGCTTGCTGCCGTCCAGCAATCCGCCACTATCAACCAGGCCTGGCAAACGCTGCGCCATCCCCTGATGCGCGCAGAATATCTGCTGTCGCTACACGGTTTTGATCTCAGCAACGAGCAGCACACGGTGCGCGATACCGCGTTCCTGATGGAACAACTGGAACTGCGTGAAGAACTCGATGAGATCGAACAGACGAAAGACGAGGCGCGGCTGGAACAGTTTATTCAGCGCGTGAAAAAGATGTTTGATAGCCGCCATCAGTTGATGGTGGAACAACTGGATAGCGAGACGTGGGACGCCGCGGCCGATACCGTGCGTAAACTGCGTTTTCTCGATAAACTGCGAAGCAGTGCAGAACAACTCGAAGAAAAACTGCTCGATTTTTAA
- the trmJ gene encoding tRNA (cytosine(32)/uridine(32)-2'-O)-methyltransferase TrmJ encodes MLQNIRIVLVETSHTGNMGSVARAMKTMGLTNLWLVNPLVKPDSQAIALAAGASDVIGNAQIVDTLDEALAGCSLVVGTSARSRTLPWPMLDPRECGLKSVAEAANTPVALVFGRERVGLTNDELQKCHYHVAIAANPEYSSLNLAMAVQVIAYEVRMAWLATQQNPDAVVHEEAPYPLVDDLERFYGHLEQTLLSTGFIRENHPGQVMNKLRRLFTRARPESQELNILRGMLASIEQQNKDK; translated from the coding sequence ATGCTGCAAAATATTCGAATCGTGCTGGTGGAAACCTCTCACACCGGCAATATGGGCTCTGTTGCCCGCGCCATGAAAACAATGGGGTTAACCAACCTGTGGCTGGTGAACCCGCTCGTGAAACCTGATTCCCAGGCCATCGCCCTGGCGGCAGGGGCCAGTGATGTGATCGGCAACGCGCAGATCGTCGATACCCTCGATGAAGCGCTGGCCGGATGTAGCCTGGTGGTCGGGACCAGCGCACGTTCGCGTACGCTGCCGTGGCCGATGCTTGACCCGCGCGAATGCGGTTTAAAAAGCGTAGCGGAAGCGGCAAATACCCCCGTGGCGCTGGTGTTTGGTCGTGAACGCGTTGGGCTGACCAATGACGAGCTGCAAAAATGCCATTACCATGTCGCGATTGCGGCGAACCCGGAATACAGTTCGCTGAACCTGGCAATGGCGGTACAGGTCATCGCGTATGAAGTGCGCATGGCCTGGCTGGCGACGCAGCAAAATCCTGACGCGGTCGTGCATGAAGAAGCACCGTACCCGCTGGTAGACGATCTGGAGCGGTTTTACGGTCACCTTGAGCAGACGTTGCTGTCGACGGGGTTTATCCGTGAAAACCATCCGGGACAAGTGATGAACAAGTTGCGCCGTCTGTTTACGCGTGCGCGTCCGGAGAGCCAGGAGCTGAATATTCTGCGTGGAATGCTTGCTTCTATTGAGCAGCAGAATAAAGACAAGTAA
- the suhB gene encoding inositol-1-monophosphatase yields MHPMLTIAVRAARKAGNVIAKHYETPDSVETSQKGSNDFVTNVDKAAEAIIIETIRKSYPQHTIITEESGEHEGTDQDVQWVIDPLDGTTNFVKRLPHFAVSIAVRIKGRTEVAVVYDPMRNELFTATRGQGAQLNGYRLRGSNARDLDGTIIATGFPFKAKQHATSYMNILGKMFTECADFRRTGSAALDLAYVAAARVDGYFEIGLRPWDFAAGELIAREAGALVCDFTGGHNYMTTGNIVAGNPRVVKAMLANMRDELSDALKR; encoded by the coding sequence ATGCATCCGATGCTGACCATCGCCGTGCGCGCAGCGCGCAAGGCGGGTAATGTAATTGCCAAACACTACGAAACGCCTGACTCAGTAGAAACCAGCCAGAAAGGCAGCAATGATTTCGTGACCAACGTCGATAAAGCCGCTGAAGCGATTATTATCGAAACGATCCGCAAATCTTACCCGCAGCACACCATCATCACCGAAGAAAGCGGTGAACATGAAGGTACCGATCAGGATGTTCAATGGGTTATCGATCCACTGGATGGCACCACCAACTTCGTAAAACGTCTGCCGCACTTCGCGGTTTCCATCGCCGTACGTATTAAAGGCCGCACTGAAGTCGCCGTGGTTTACGATCCGATGCGTAATGAACTGTTCACCGCAACTCGCGGTCAGGGCGCACAGCTGAATGGTTACCGTCTGCGCGGCAGCAATGCGCGTGACCTGGACGGCACTATTATCGCGACCGGCTTCCCGTTCAAAGCCAAACAGCACGCCACCTCTTACATGAATATCCTCGGCAAAATGTTTACCGAATGCGCTGACTTCCGTCGCACCGGTTCTGCTGCGCTGGATCTGGCCTATGTTGCCGCTGCGCGCGTTGACGGTTATTTCGAAATTGGTCTGCGTCCGTGGGATTTCGCCGCGGGTGAACTGATCGCCCGTGAAGCTGGCGCTCTGGTCTGCGACTTTACCGGTGGTCACAACTACATGACGACCGGCAACATCGTGGCGGGCAACCCGCGCGTGGTAAAAGCGATGCTGGCGAATATGCGTGACGAACTGAGCGACGCGCTGAAGCGTTAA
- the iscU gene encoding Fe-S cluster assembly scaffold IscU translates to MAYSEKVIDHYENPRNVGSFDNSDENVGSGMVGAPACGDVMKLQIKVNNEGIIEDARFKTYGCGSAIASSSLVTEWVKGKSLDEAQAIKNTDIADELELPPVKIHCSILAEDAIKAAIADYKSKREAK, encoded by the coding sequence ATGGCTTACAGCGAAAAAGTAATCGATCATTACGAGAATCCACGTAACGTGGGCTCTTTTGACAACAGCGACGAGAACGTGGGTAGCGGCATGGTGGGTGCACCAGCCTGTGGCGACGTGATGAAGTTGCAGATCAAAGTTAACAATGAAGGTATCATTGAAGACGCGCGTTTCAAGACTTACGGCTGCGGTTCCGCTATCGCCTCCAGCTCCCTGGTTACCGAATGGGTGAAAGGGAAATCACTGGACGAAGCACAGGCGATCAAAAATACCGATATTGCCGATGAGCTTGAGCTGCCGCCAGTGAAAATTCACTGTTCTATTCTGGCAGAAGACGCGATCAAAGCCGCCATTGCGGACTACAAAAGCAAACGTGAAGCAAAATAA
- the iscS gene encoding cysteine desulfurase: protein MKLPIYLDYSATTPVDPRVAEKMMQFLTLDGTFGNPASRSHRFGWQAEEAVDIARNQIADLVGADPREIVFTSGATESDNLAIKGAANFYQKKGKHIITSKTEHKAVLDTCRQLEREGFEVTYLAPQSNGIIDLKELEAAMRDDTILVSIMHVNNEIGVVQDIATIGEMCRARGIIYHVDATQSVGKLPIDLSQLKVDLMSFSGHKIYGPKGIGALYVRRKPRIRIEAQMHGGGHERGMRSGTLPVHQIVGMGEAYRIAKEEMETEMARLRGLRNRLWNGVKDMEEVYLNGDLEQGAPNILNVSFNYVEGESLIMALKDLAVSSGSACTSASLEPSYVLRALGMTDELAHSSIRFSLGRFTTEEEIDYTIELVRKSIGRLRDLSPLWEMHKQGVDLNSIEWSHH from the coding sequence ATGAAATTACCGATTTATCTCGACTACTCCGCAACCACGCCGGTGGACCCGCGTGTTGCCGAGAAAATGATGCAGTTCCTGACACTGGACGGAACCTTTGGTAACCCGGCCTCCCGTTCACACCGTTTCGGCTGGCAGGCTGAAGAGGCGGTTGATATCGCCCGTAATCAGATTGCCGATCTGGTGGGTGCCGATCCGCGTGAAATCGTCTTTACTTCCGGTGCGACTGAATCCGACAACCTGGCGATCAAAGGTGCAGCCAACTTTTATCAGAAAAAAGGCAAGCACATTATCACCAGTAAAACCGAGCACAAAGCGGTACTGGATACCTGCCGTCAGTTGGAGCGTGAAGGGTTTGAAGTGACCTACCTGGCGCCGCAGAGCAACGGGATTATCGATCTCAAAGAACTGGAAGCGGCGATGCGTGACGACACCATCCTGGTTTCCATCATGCACGTGAATAACGAAATCGGCGTGGTACAGGATATCGCGACTATCGGCGAAATGTGCCGTGCTCGCGGCATCATCTATCATGTTGACGCCACCCAGAGCGTGGGCAAACTGCCTATCGATCTGAGCCAGTTGAAAGTTGACCTGATGTCCTTCTCCGGTCACAAAATTTATGGCCCGAAAGGGATCGGCGCGCTGTACGTTCGTCGTAAACCGCGTATTCGCATTGAGGCACAGATGCACGGCGGCGGTCACGAGCGTGGCATGCGTTCCGGTACGCTGCCTGTCCACCAGATCGTCGGTATGGGCGAAGCCTATCGCATCGCGAAAGAAGAGATGGAAACCGAGATGGCGCGTCTGCGCGGTCTGCGTAACCGTCTGTGGAACGGCGTGAAAGATATGGAAGAAGTCTACCTGAACGGTGACCTTGAGCAGGGCGCACCAAACATCCTCAACGTCAGCTTTAACTACGTTGAAGGCGAGTCGCTGATCATGGCGCTGAAAGACCTCGCGGTCTCTTCCGGTTCTGCCTGTACCTCTGCGAGCCTCGAGCCTTCCTACGTGCTGCGCGCACTGGGAATGACCGACGAGCTGGCACATAGCTCTATTCGTTTCTCTTTAGGTCGTTTTACTACCGAAGAAGAGATTGATTACACCATCGAACTGGTTCGTAAATCTATCGGCCGTCTGCGTGACCTTTCTCCGCTGTGGGAAATGCACAAGCAGGGCGTGGATCTGAACAGCATCGAATGGTCACATCATTAA
- a CDS encoding nickel/cobalt transporter, translating into MSVISTTRIRARRWLSLWPLALFLLIAAIGGVWLWYAWPQVMIKSIVWQREVNQQMSVLLKAVAASPAQAGGSLLLFSFLYGVLHALGPGHGKVVITTWLATHPSKLKSSIGLTLASSLLQGLVAIGLVVVVLSILQLPARQLHLSGFWLEKGSYALVGILGVLLCWRALKKLHALLRKPRFVAFTPHHVHHENCGCGHQHMPNPEQIHHDDDWRARLMIILSMGMRPCSGAIMVLLFSKVIGVFGWGIVSALAMAAGTSLTITSLALLVHSFRTLAVRLSSNHAPVLWRQVGWLTLALAGGAILVVAAGVMWVSAVPVGRGLRPF; encoded by the coding sequence ATGTCAGTAATATCCACAACCCGCATTCGCGCACGGCGTTGGCTGTCGCTGTGGCCGCTGGCGCTGTTTTTGCTGATTGCAGCGATCGGTGGTGTCTGGCTGTGGTACGCCTGGCCGCAGGTGATGATCAAAAGTATTGTCTGGCAACGGGAGGTGAATCAGCAGATGAGCGTATTGCTGAAGGCCGTTGCCGCCAGTCCAGCCCAGGCGGGTGGGTCATTGCTGCTGTTTAGCTTTTTATATGGTGTGCTGCACGCACTGGGACCGGGGCATGGAAAGGTCGTGATCACCACCTGGCTGGCGACCCATCCTTCAAAGCTTAAGTCGAGCATCGGGCTGACGCTGGCTTCTTCGTTATTGCAGGGGCTGGTGGCAATCGGGCTGGTCGTGGTCGTGCTCAGCATCCTGCAACTGCCGGCGAGACAGTTACATCTGAGCGGTTTCTGGCTGGAGAAGGGGAGCTATGCGCTGGTGGGGATTCTGGGCGTTTTGCTCTGCTGGCGGGCGCTGAAGAAACTGCATGCGCTGCTGCGCAAACCCAGGTTTGTCGCCTTCACGCCACACCATGTGCACCATGAAAACTGTGGCTGCGGGCATCAGCACATGCCGAATCCGGAGCAGATCCACCACGATGATGACTGGCGCGCGCGGCTAATGATTATTCTGTCGATGGGGATGCGTCCCTGTTCCGGGGCGATCATGGTACTGCTGTTCAGCAAAGTCATCGGCGTCTTTGGCTGGGGAATAGTCTCGGCGCTGGCAATGGCGGCGGGAACGTCGCTGACGATTACCTCTCTGGCGCTGCTGGTGCACAGTTTTCGTACGCTGGCAGTCAGGTTGAGCAGCAATCATGCACCGGTACTATGGCGGCAGGTCGGTTGGTTAACGCTGGCGTTAGCCGGTGGCGCGATATTAGTGGTGGCAGCAGGAGTGATGTGGGTGAGTGCGGTGCCAGTGGGAAGGGGATTAAGACCGTTTTGA
- the iscA gene encoding iron-sulfur cluster assembly protein IscA has translation MSITLSDSAAARVNTFLANRGKGFGLRLGVRTSGCSGMAYVLEFVDEPAAEDTVFEDKGVKVVVDGKSLQFLDGTQLDFVKEGLNEGFKFTNPNVKDECGCGESFHV, from the coding sequence ATGTCGATTACACTTAGCGACAGTGCAGCAGCGCGAGTAAATACCTTCCTGGCGAACCGTGGTAAAGGGTTTGGCCTGCGTCTGGGCGTGAGAACCTCCGGCTGCTCAGGTATGGCGTATGTACTGGAATTTGTTGATGAACCGGCGGCAGAAGACACCGTGTTTGAAGACAAAGGCGTTAAGGTTGTGGTCGACGGAAAAAGCCTGCAATTTCTGGACGGAACGCAGTTAGACTTCGTGAAAGAAGGTCTGAACGAAGGGTTCAAGTTCACAAACCCGAACGTGAAAGACGAGTGTGGTTGCGGCGAAAGCTTCCACGTGTAA